One window of the Rosa rugosa chromosome 3, drRosRugo1.1, whole genome shotgun sequence genome contains the following:
- the LOC133740006 gene encoding uncharacterized protein LOC133740006, with the protein MMPNQSYSRIDTLELKDLIIQKIGHQRAEKYFDMIRRLFSSQISKCEFDKFCNRSIGRENIHLHNRLIKSIIKNACLAKAPPLRGVRKAGSTLNAKVENGYPGSCLQSIYGDAFPKSPRKVRSPLNRDHRKFRDRPIPLVPNGKPQNMASEEPSSKAQEQHELLSLGSRPPVEVASVEDGEEVEQDAGSPGIQSRSPVTAPLGISMNLGGSRKSVHNVSVCGAYRPETCQSSGELPDTRSLRGRLQQKLEMEGMTVSVDCLNLLNNGLDAYLKRLIEPCVRLAGSRHEKEHPKQPNSLYIHGSNGMSGQGDMQREAKYATMVDFRAAMELNPQILGEDWATQLEKISLRASEE; encoded by the coding sequence ATGATGCCGAATCAAAGCTATTCTCGGATCGACACTTTGGAGCTGAAGGATCTGATTATACAGAAGATTGGGCATCAGAGAGCTGAGAAATACTTTGATATGATCAGGAGATTGTTTAGTTCCCAGATTAGCAAGTGTGAATTCGACAAGTTTTGCAATCGGAGTATTGGGAGGGAAAACATCCATCTACATAACCGGCTTATAAAGTCGATTATCAAGAATGCCTGCCTTGCAAAAGCTCCACCCTTGAGAGGAGTTAGGAAAGCGGGAAGTACCCTTAATGCTAAAGTTGAAAATGGGTATCCTGGGAGCTGTCTTCAATCGATTTATGGGGATGCATTTCCTAAATCCCCTCGCAAGGTCCGCTCTCCACTTAATCGAGACCACCGAAAGTTTCGGGATCGTCCAATTCCTTTGGTGCCAAATGGAAAGCCCCAAAATATGGCTTCCGAAGAACCAAGTTCCAAAGCACAAGAGCAGCATGAATTGCTTTCTCTTGGCAGCAGGCCTCCAGTTGAAGTTGCATCAGTGGAAGATGGAGAAGAGGTTGAACAGGATGCAGGAAGTCCGGGTATTCAAAGTCGAAGTCCTGTAACAGCTCCTCTTGGTATATCTATGAATTTGGGCGGATCACGCAAATCTGTTCATAATGTATCAGTCTGTGGTGCATACCGCCCTGAGACCTGTCAAAGCAGTGGTGAGCTACCTGATACAAGATCATTAAGAGGTCGTTTGCAGCAGAAGTTGGAGATGGAGGGTATGACTGTTTCTGTTGACTGTCTTAACCTCTTGAATAACGGATTAGATGCTTATCTGAAGAGGTTAATTGAACCTTGTGTTCGGTTAGCTGGGAGTAGGCATGAAAAAGAGCATCCCAAACAACCAAATAGTCTGTACATACATGGTTCAAATGGGATGTCTGGTCAGGGAGATATGCAAAGGGAAGCAAAATATGCTACCATGGTAGACTTTCGTGCAGCAATGGAGTTAAATCCCCAAATACTTGGTGAAGATTGGGCCACACAGCTTGAGAAG
- the LOC133739006 gene encoding FAD-linked sulfhydryl oxidase ERV1 isoform X1 has product MSENPLQALFQTFAKLSNSVQTHLSNLIPQPPHPTPKTPSISISSSSKVSPSQNDPTHLQPQDLINNKGKSAGPVTKEGLGRATWTFLHTLAAQYPDNPTRQQKKDVKELMSILSRMYPCKECADHFQEILRSNPVQAGSHAEFSQWICHVHNTVNRSLNKVVFPCERVDARWGKLECEQRACDVLGSTTSFWK; this is encoded by the exons ATGTCCGAGAATCCATTGCAGGCACTCTTCCAAACTTTCGCAAAACTCTCAAACTCAGTTCAGACCCACCTCTCTAATCTCATACCCCAACCTCCTCACCCCACACCCAAAACCCCCTCaatctccatctcttcctcctCCAAAGTTTCCCCATCACAGAATGACCCCACCCATCTCCAACCCCAAGATCTCATCAACAACAAG GGAAAATCGGCTGGTCCTGTGACGAAAGAAGGGCTCGGACGAGCCACTTGGACTTTTCTTCACACTCTTGCTGCTCAG TATCCGGATAATCCAACGAGGCAACAGAAGAAGGATGTAAAAGAATTG ATGTCAATACTATCACGAATGTACCCCTGCAAGGAATGTGCAGATCATTTTCAAGAAATTCTGAG ATCAAATCCTGTACAGGCTGGATCTCATGCTGAATTCTCCCAATGGATATGTCATGTGCATAATACTGTCAACAGAAG CCTTAACAAAGTGGTTTTCCCCTGTGAACGAGTTGATGCAAGGTGGGGCAAGTTAGAGTGCGAACAGCGTGCTTGCGATGTACTAGGAAGTACCACAAGTTTTTGGAAATAA
- the LOC133739006 gene encoding FAD-linked sulfhydryl oxidase ERV1 isoform X2, producing the protein MTPPISNPKISSTTSLYAKRVATKSRHRVANPGKSAGPVTKEGLGRATWTFLHTLAAQYPDNPTRQQKKDVKELMSILSRMYPCKECADHFQEILRSNPVQAGSHAEFSQWICHVHNTVNRSLNKVVFPCERVDARWGKLECEQRACDVLGSTTSFWK; encoded by the exons ATGACCCCACCCATCTCCAACCCCAAGATCTCATCAACAACAAG TTTGTATGCGAAAAGAGTGGCTACGAAAAGTCGTCACAGGGTAGCTAATCCG GGAAAATCGGCTGGTCCTGTGACGAAAGAAGGGCTCGGACGAGCCACTTGGACTTTTCTTCACACTCTTGCTGCTCAG TATCCGGATAATCCAACGAGGCAACAGAAGAAGGATGTAAAAGAATTG ATGTCAATACTATCACGAATGTACCCCTGCAAGGAATGTGCAGATCATTTTCAAGAAATTCTGAG ATCAAATCCTGTACAGGCTGGATCTCATGCTGAATTCTCCCAATGGATATGTCATGTGCATAATACTGTCAACAGAAG CCTTAACAAAGTGGTTTTCCCCTGTGAACGAGTTGATGCAAGGTGGGGCAAGTTAGAGTGCGAACAGCGTGCTTGCGATGTACTAGGAAGTACCACAAGTTTTTGGAAATAA
- the LOC133739005 gene encoding uncharacterized protein LOC133739005 isoform X2, which yields MQTSSMETWCAHIASLVPSDLTAIPNPDTPCGRCHRLPNPYPIWRCLYCKVVFCGLRVGSHMYEHHKESNHSLAISCSKKDPVVFCYFCKINAKAHQVIQQLQAFSKDKSSSSKLEKLDAMMVEDEYALAKEGLQKIFDRGLEALADDQVQKEFLTYTAMLLSVDSCPSQLKSNLSSFTENLPEETSTFVQAKQKLKVVSDLSASVTHKKFMLRQQSSKYTETKKKSIASEEKIANLKARIQKLEASLATEKRNKAKIDEVLNSIETQVITARDGLVSDLAQVSAMEGTTQAANLVAQQQSAWNSLRTTFTKFA from the exons ATGCAGACGTCGTCAATGGAG ACATGGTGCGCTCACATTGCTTCTTTGGTGCCCTCTGACCTCACTGCCATTCCCAATCCAGATACTCCCTGCGGGAG ATGTCATCGCCTTCCCAACCCCTATCCGATTTGGCGTTGCTTGTACTGTAAGGTCGTCTTTTGTGGTTTGCGCGTGGGCAGCCATATGTATGAGCATCATAAGGAGTCAAATCATTCTCTTGCTATCAGTTGCAG TAAAAAAGATCCAGTTGTTTTTTGTTACTTCTGCAAGATAAATGCAAAAGCTCATCAAGTGATCCAACAATTGCAGGCTTTCTCCAAG GATAAATCTTCTTCATCCAAGCTAGAGAAGCTCGATGCTATGATGGTTGAG GACGAGTATGCATTGGCCAAGGAAGGACTCCAGAAGATCTTTGATCGGGGGTTAGAAGCTTTAGCTGATGACCAAGTGCAAAAAGAGTTTCTCACTTATACAGCCATGCTTTTATCAGTTGATTCGTGCCCATCACAGTTGAAGTCTAACCTTTCATCATTCACAGAAAACCTCCCAGAGGAAACCTCCACTTTTGTTCAAGCTAAACAAAAGTTGAAGGTGGTCTCTGACCTATCAGCTTCTGTTACCCACAAGAAGTTTATGCTCCGGCAACAGAGTTCCAAGTATACTGAGACGAAGAAAAAAAGTATTGCCTCAGAGGAGAAAATTGCCAACCTTAAGGCCAGGATTCAAAAGTTGGAAGCTTCTCTAGCCACAGAAAAGAGAAACAAGGCAAAGATTGATGAGGTTTTGAATTCCATCGAGACACAAGTAATCACGGCCAGAGATGGATTGGTCTCAGACTTGGCACAAGTGTCTGCCATGGAGGGAACAACCCAAGCTGCTAACCTAGTAGCTCAACAACAGTCGGCGTGGAATAGCTTAAGGACTACTTTTACCAAGTTTGCATGA
- the LOC133739005 gene encoding uncharacterized protein LOC133739005 isoform X1, protein MQTSSMETWCAHIASLVPSDLTAIPNPDTPCGRCHRLPNPYPIWRCLYCKVVFCGLRVGSHMYEHHKESNHSLAISCSKKDPVVFCYFCKINAKAHQVIQQLQAFSKDKSSSSKLEKLDAMMVEVSNLISEPFPSFDFHQPEAKSSVGQDEYALAKEGLQKIFDRGLEALADDQVQKEFLTYTAMLLSVDSCPSQLKSNLSSFTENLPEETSTFVQAKQKLKVVSDLSASVTHKKFMLRQQSSKYTETKKKSIASEEKIANLKARIQKLEASLATEKRNKAKIDEVLNSIETQVITARDGLVSDLAQVSAMEGTTQAANLVAQQQSAWNSLRTTFTKFA, encoded by the exons ATGCAGACGTCGTCAATGGAG ACATGGTGCGCTCACATTGCTTCTTTGGTGCCCTCTGACCTCACTGCCATTCCCAATCCAGATACTCCCTGCGGGAG ATGTCATCGCCTTCCCAACCCCTATCCGATTTGGCGTTGCTTGTACTGTAAGGTCGTCTTTTGTGGTTTGCGCGTGGGCAGCCATATGTATGAGCATCATAAGGAGTCAAATCATTCTCTTGCTATCAGTTGCAG TAAAAAAGATCCAGTTGTTTTTTGTTACTTCTGCAAGATAAATGCAAAAGCTCATCAAGTGATCCAACAATTGCAGGCTTTCTCCAAG GATAAATCTTCTTCATCCAAGCTAGAGAAGCTCGATGCTATGATGGTTGAGGTTTCTAATCTCATTTCTGAACCATTTCCTAGCTTTGATTTTCATCAACCAGAGGCTAAGTCATCTGTTGGCCAGGACGAGTATGCATTGGCCAAGGAAGGACTCCAGAAGATCTTTGATCGGGGGTTAGAAGCTTTAGCTGATGACCAAGTGCAAAAAGAGTTTCTCACTTATACAGCCATGCTTTTATCAGTTGATTCGTGCCCATCACAGTTGAAGTCTAACCTTTCATCATTCACAGAAAACCTCCCAGAGGAAACCTCCACTTTTGTTCAAGCTAAACAAAAGTTGAAGGTGGTCTCTGACCTATCAGCTTCTGTTACCCACAAGAAGTTTATGCTCCGGCAACAGAGTTCCAAGTATACTGAGACGAAGAAAAAAAGTATTGCCTCAGAGGAGAAAATTGCCAACCTTAAGGCCAGGATTCAAAAGTTGGAAGCTTCTCTAGCCACAGAAAAGAGAAACAAGGCAAAGATTGATGAGGTTTTGAATTCCATCGAGACACAAGTAATCACGGCCAGAGATGGATTGGTCTCAGACTTGGCACAAGTGTCTGCCATGGAGGGAACAACCCAAGCTGCTAACCTAGTAGCTCAACAACAGTCGGCGTGGAATAGCTTAAGGACTACTTTTACCAAGTTTGCATGA
- the LOC133738553 gene encoding uncharacterized protein LOC133738553 yields the protein MKMLPNQTFSRIDTLELKSMIVRKIGHERAEKYFELIRRLFSLKISKCEFNKFCIRIIGRDNLPLHNRLIKSIIKNAHLAKAPPLTSFRKPGSTLTVKVANGYKRNGDAIPQSPLTGRSAVNGDHKFRDRPSPLGPNGKPQDVAYEEAVSKAQVQQSAAELLSLGSRPPIEVASVEDGEEVEQAAGSPSIQSRSPVTAPFGISMNLGGSRKFLHNASVCRTYHLETCQNHGELPDTRSLRSRLDRKLQMEGMNASVDCVNLLNIGLDAYLKRLIEPCIRFVGMRQRETKSTCATMLDFCAAVELNPQILGEDWGIQLEKVVSRASED from the coding sequence ATGAAGATGTTGCCCAATCAAACCTTTTCTCGTATTGACACTTTGGAGCTGAAATCAATGATTGTTCGAAAGATTGGGCATGAGAGAGCTGAGAAATACTTTGAACTGATCAGAAGATTGTTTAGTTTGAAGATTAGTAAGTGTGAATTCAACAAGTTCTGCATTAGGATTATTGGAAGGGACAATCTTCCTCTTCATAACCGGCTTATTAAATCAATCATCAAGAATGCACACCTTGCAAAAGCTCCACCTTTGACAAGTTTTAGGAAACCCGGAAGCACTCTTACTGTTAAAGTTGCAAATGGATATAAGAGGAATGGAGATGCAATTCCTCAATCCCCTCTGACGGGCCGGTCTGCAGTTAATGGAGACCACAAGTTTCGTGACCGTCCAAGTCCTTTGGGGCCAAATGGGAAGCCCCAAGATGTTGCATATGAGGAAGCAGTTTCCAAAGCACAAGTACAGCAAAGTGCTGCTGAATTGCTTTCTCTTGGCAGTAGGCCTCCAATTGAAGTAGCCTCGGTGGAAGATGGAGAAGAGGTTGAACAGGCTGCAGGAAGCCCGAGTATTCAAAGTAGAAGCCCAGTAACAGCTCCTTTTGGTATATCCATGAATTTGGGTGGATCACGCAAATTTCTCCATAATGCATCAGTATGTCGTACATATCACCTGGAAACCTGTCAAAACCACGGTGAGCTACCTGATACAAGATCATTAAGAAGTCGTTTGGATCGGAAATTGCAGATGGAGGGCATGAATGCTTCTGTTGACTGTGTTAACCTCTTGAATATCGGATTAGATGCTTATCTCAAGAGATTAATTGAACCTTGTATAAGGTTTGTTGGGATGAGGCAAAGAGAAACAAAATCTACTTGCGCAACTATGTTAGATTTTTGTGCAGCAGTGGAGTTAAATCCTCAGATACTCGGTGAAGATTGGGGCATACAGCTTGAGAAGGTTGTCTCGCGTGCTTCTGAAGATTGA
- the LOC133738703 gene encoding probable polyamine transporter At3g19553, with protein MGEEGMVSDVKDTAAAKPNPKLTLLPLIALIFYEVSGGPFGVEDSVRAGGGPLLSLLGFLVFPLFWSIPEALVTAELATSFPENGGYVLWISAAFGPFWGFQEGFWKWFSGVMDNALYPVLFLDYLKHSFPIFNRMVARIPALLGITFSLTYLNYRGLHIVGFSAVSLAVFSLCPFIVMAILSIPRIRVKQWLVVDFKKVEWRGYFNSMFWNLNYWDKASTLAGEVENPSKTFPKALLGAVVVVVCSYLIPLLAGTGALNSPSSEWTDGYFAEVGMLIGGVWLKWWIQAASAMSNLGLFEAEMSSDAFQLLGMSEMGMLPAIFASRSKYGTPTISILCSATGVIFLSWMSFQEILEFLNFLYAIGMLLEFAAFIKLRIKKPDLHRPYRVPFQTFGVIMLCLPPALLLILVMCLASLRTFLVSGVVIIVGLLLYPLLVHAKDHGWAQFDAELPTEAPKNCSDGHSMVSQLHQEVQDESSVSLLSDLPSVKAEQESSTIRPAEAFKLE; from the exons ATGGGTGAAGAGGGAATGGTCAGTGATGTCAAGGACACAGCTGCTGCCAAACCAAACCCAAAGTTGACACTTTTGCCTCTTATAGCTTTAATTTTCTATGAGGTTTCTGGGGGTCCTTTTGGAGTTGAGGATTCAGTCAGGGCTGGAGGAGGCCCTCTTTTGTCATTGCTTGGTTTCTTAGTGTTTCCCTTGTTTTGGAGCATTCCAGAAGCTTTGGTGACAGCTGAGCTTGCCACAAGCTTCCCTGAAAATGGTGGATATGTGCTTTGGATATCAGCGGCTTTCGGGCCATTTTGgggattccaagaggggttttggaaaTGGTTTAGTGGGGTTATGGACAATGCTCTTTACCCTGTCCTGTTCTTGGATTACTTGAAGCATTCATTTCCCATATTTAATCGGATGGTTGCTCGAATTCCAGCTCTTTTGGGAATAACATTCTCATTGACTTACTTGAATTACCGCGGACTGCATATTGTCGGGTTCTCTGCTGTTTCACTTGCCGTTTTCTCACTTTGCCCATTTATCGTGATGGCTATTCTTTCTATTCCTAGAATTAGGGTCAAGCAGTGGCTAGTTGTGGACTTTAAGAAGGTGGAGTGGAGGGGATACTTCAATAGTATGTTTTGGAATCTGAATTACTGGGATAAGGCAAGTACCCTTGCAGGGGAGGTTGAAAATCCAAGCAAGACATTTCCAAAGGCGCTCCTTGGGGCTGTAGTTGTGGTGGTTTGTTCATATTTGATTCCACTTCTTGCTGGTACAGGAGCCTTAAACTCTCCATCTAGCGAGTGGACTGATGGGTACTTTGCAGAAGTTGGGATGTTAATAGGTGGCGTTTGGCTCAAGTGGTGGATTCAAGCAGCTTCTGCAATGTCTAACTTGGGGTTGTTCGAAGCAGAAATGAGCAGTGATGCCTTTCAACTTCTTGGGATGAGCGAGATGGGAATGCTTCCGGCTATATTTGCTTCAAG GTCGAAGTATGGAACACCTACCATAAGCATTTTGTGCTCTGCCACCGGAGTCATCTTCTTGTCGTGGATGAGTTTTCAGGAAATCTTGGAGTTTTTGAATTTCTTATACGCTATAGGAATGCTTCTTGAGTTTGCTGCTTTTATAAAATTGAGAATAAAGAAGCCAGACCTTCACAGACCTTACCGAGTTCCCTTCCAGACATTTGGGGTAATAATGCTTTGCCTGCCTCCCGCATTGTTGCTTATTCTCGTTATGTGCTTGGCTTCTCTGAGGACATTCTTAGTAAGTGGTGTGGTGATTATAGTGGGTCTTTTGTTATACCCTCTTTTAGTTCATGCAAAGGACCATGGATGGGCACAGTTCGATGCAGAACTACCCACTGAGGCTCCCAAGAATTGTTCGGATGGCCACTCCATGGTTTCACAGTTGCATCAAGAAGTTCAAGATGAATCTTCTGTTAGCCTTCTCTCAGACTTGCCATCTGTTAAAGCAGAACAAGAATCTTCGACAATAAGGCCAGCAGAAGCCTTCAAATTAGAGTAG